The segment CGTCACGGCGCAGGACTTCAAGTACTCGCTCGAGCGCGCGGCCGCGCCCGCGACGTCGTCGCCGGTGGCCGACAGCTACCTCGGCGACATCGTCGGCGTGCGCGCGAAACTGTCGCGCAAGGCCACGGACGTCAGCGGCGTCAAGGTGATCGACGACCGCACACTGGCCATCACCATCGACGCGCCGAAGTCGTACTTCCTGGCCAAGTTGACCTACCCGACGGCGTACGTCGTCGACCAGGCCAATGTCAACTCCGGCCGCACCTGGTTCCTCAAGCCGAACGGCAGCGGCCCGTACAAGCTGAGCAAGTACGACTTCGGCCAGCAGGTGGTGCTGGAGCGCAACGACGTCTGGTACGGCACGCCGAAGCCGCAGGTCAAGACCGTCACGCTCTCGATCAGCGGCGGCTCGTATATGACCCGCTACGAGAACGGCGAACTGGATGCGACCCCGGTCAGCGTCATCGACATCGACCGCGTGCTCGACCCGACCAACCCGCTCAACAAGGAGTTGGTCACCGCGCCGCAGTTCAGTATCTCGTACATCGGCTTCAACACGCAGAAGCCGCCATTCGACGATCCGAAGGTGCGCCAGGCGTTCAACTACGCGATCGACAAGAAGCAGATCGCCGAGGTCGTACTGAAGAAGATGGCGTCGCCCGCCTACGGCATCCTGCCGCCTAAGTTCCCCGGTTTCAACGAGAACCTCAAGGGCTTGCAGTACGATCCCGACAAGGCCAAGCAGTTGATCAAGGAATCGAAGTACGGCGACCCGTCGAAGCTGCCGGAGATCACGCTTTTCATCAGCGGCGCGGGCGGCAACGCCGGCCCCACGACGCAGGCGATGGTCGAGATGATCAAGCAGAACATCGGCGTCGACGTGAACATCCAGCAGCAGGAGTTCGCCGCGTTCCTGCAGGAACTGAACAAGCGCCCCAGCTCGCTGCAGATGTTCCAGTTGGGCTGGATCGCCGACTACCCGGATCCGCAGGACTTCCTGGAAATCCTGTTCCACGGTAACAGCCTGGACAACCATACCGGCTATAACAACCCGGCGGTGAACAAGTTGCTGGACGACGCCGGCACCGAGACCGATTCGGCCAAGCGCATGGCGCTGTACCAGCAGGCGGAGCAGATTCTCGTCAACGACGCCGTCTGGGTGCCGCTGTTTGTCGGCGACGACTACTGGCTGACCAAGCCGTACGTCAAGGGCCTGATCTACCCGCCCTTCGTCATCCCGCGACTCAAGTACGCCTCAATTAGTCGCTAGCAACCAGTTGCTAGTCACTAGCCGCTAAATGACTGCGTACATCATTCGCCGGGTCTTCTGGTACCCGTTCCTGTTGCTGGCCGTCGCGGCGGTTACGCTGGCGCTCGGCCTGTACGGGCCGGGCGACCCGGCGCAGGTTTATCTGGGCAAGTACAACGACCCGGAGCGCGCCGCGCGCATCCGCGAGCAGTGGGGCATCGACAAGCCGTTCCACGAGCAGTTGATCAAGTTCGTGGGCGATGCCTTGCAGGGCGACTTTCACGAGTCGCTCGTCAAGTATCCCGGCCAGAAGGTGAGCGACCTGATCGCGAACCGCTTAGGCGTTACAATGCAGATGAATGCCGTCGGGCTAGCGATTGGACTGCTGCTCGGCGTACCATTAGGCATTCTCGCTTCAGTTCGCCACAATCGCTGGATTGACCACGTCATATCCTTCGGCGTGGTGCTAGGGGTAGCCAT is part of the Chloroflexota bacterium genome and harbors:
- a CDS encoding peptide ABC transporter substrate-binding protein, which translates into the protein MLKRPAVRVSPLVLLALALLFSLGCALTDLASAPDSSPTAAPGATSAPQSGATTAGPRPTAVPTRSSSTAPTAPRSPDSLLLPFAGGDPPTLDPAIAQDATSAEIIVEVFSGLVTIDKDLKVVPDIAESWTLSEDKKTYTFKLRADAKFHDGKTVTAQDFKYSLERAAAPATSSPVADSYLGDIVGVRAKLSRKATDVSGVKVIDDRTLAITIDAPKSYFLAKLTYPTAYVVDQANVNSGRTWFLKPNGSGPYKLSKYDFGQQVVLERNDVWYGTPKPQVKTVTLSISGGSYMTRYENGELDATPVSVIDIDRVLDPTNPLNKELVTAPQFSISYIGFNTQKPPFDDPKVRQAFNYAIDKKQIAEVVLKKMASPAYGILPPKFPGFNENLKGLQYDPDKAKQLIKESKYGDPSKLPEITLFISGAGGNAGPTTQAMVEMIKQNIGVDVNIQQQEFAAFLQELNKRPSSLQMFQLGWIADYPDPQDFLEILFHGNSLDNHTGYNNPAVNKLLDDAGTETDSAKRMALYQQAEQILVNDAVWVPLFVGDDYWLTKPYVKGLIYPPFVIPRLKYASISR